In Stenotrophomonas sp. ASS1, the following proteins share a genomic window:
- a CDS encoding amidohydrolase: MQDLRISLVQGDTRWHDPAGNREYYGALLAPLAGTTDLVILPETFTSGFSNEAIAQAEGMDGPTVAWVREQAKALDAAVIGSVQLRDGEGVYNRLLFATPDGELQYYDKRHLFRYGGEHERYAAGRERLSVEWKGWRINPQVCYDLRFPVFCRNRYNVERPQQLDFDLQIFVANWPSARAYAWKTLLRARAIENLCFVAAVNRVGVDGNQLHYAGDSAVIDFLGQPQVEIREREQVVTTTISAEALAAHRARFPAMLDADAFHLDEQA, from the coding sequence ATGCAGGACCTGCGCATTTCCCTCGTCCAGGGCGACACCCGCTGGCATGACCCGGCGGGCAACCGTGAGTACTACGGCGCGCTGCTGGCACCGCTGGCCGGCACCACCGATCTGGTGATCCTGCCGGAGACGTTCACCAGTGGTTTCTCCAATGAAGCCATCGCCCAGGCCGAAGGCATGGATGGTCCGACCGTGGCCTGGGTGCGTGAACAGGCCAAGGCGCTGGACGCGGCGGTGATCGGCAGCGTGCAGCTGCGTGATGGCGAAGGCGTCTACAACCGGCTGCTGTTCGCCACGCCCGACGGCGAGCTGCAGTACTACGACAAGCGCCACCTGTTCCGCTATGGCGGCGAGCACGAGCGCTATGCGGCCGGCCGCGAGCGCCTGAGCGTGGAATGGAAGGGCTGGCGGATCAATCCGCAGGTCTGCTACGACCTGCGTTTCCCGGTGTTCTGCCGCAACCGCTACAACGTTGAACGTCCACAGCAGCTGGATTTCGATCTGCAGATCTTCGTCGCCAACTGGCCGTCGGCACGTGCCTATGCGTGGAAGACACTGCTGCGTGCACGTGCGATCGAGAACCTGTGCTTCGTTGCCGCGGTGAACCGTGTCGGCGTCGATGGCAACCAGCTGCACTATGCCGGCGACAGCGCGGTGATCGACTTCCTCGGCCAGCCGCAGGTGGAAATCCGCGAGCGCGAACAGGTGGTCACCACCACCATCTCGGCCGAGGCGCTGGCCGCACACCGCGCGCGCTTTCCGGCGATGCTTGATGCCGATGCCTTCCACCTGGACGAGCAGGCCTGA
- a CDS encoding helix-turn-helix transcriptional regulator encodes MAWLQPDAHFDADAWGAPVLGIAASLADHDSGWHQHARAQLLYTRQGCTRLTYGDRISLLPPARAAWIPGGLRHRAQMRQAVEYRSLYFDATLSAQLPRQPAIIGVGPLLQALLEPIAQAPFDHDWQSPRAHHQLALCVLEIVAAPVAPMDLPLPRDPRIARCLPLAEQLPPELGELAARADLSVRTVGRLMQRDTGMSYQAWRQQWRLMRAMELLLLGHRVAHVAQDTGFSAESPFIAFFRSMTGTTPAAFQRHAKGDGGD; translated from the coding sequence ATGGCCTGGTTGCAGCCGGATGCGCACTTCGACGCCGATGCCTGGGGCGCTCCGGTGCTGGGTATCGCGGCTTCATTGGCCGATCACGACTCGGGTTGGCACCAGCATGCGCGCGCGCAGCTGCTGTACACCCGGCAGGGCTGTACGCGCCTGACCTACGGTGATCGCATCAGCCTGCTGCCGCCCGCGCGCGCAGCGTGGATTCCGGGTGGGCTGCGCCATCGCGCGCAGATGCGCCAGGCGGTCGAGTACCGTTCGTTGTACTTCGATGCCACCCTGTCGGCCCAGCTGCCCCGCCAGCCGGCCATCATCGGCGTAGGTCCGCTGCTGCAGGCCTTGCTGGAGCCGATCGCGCAGGCACCGTTCGACCATGACTGGCAGTCGCCGCGCGCGCACCATCAACTGGCGTTGTGCGTGCTGGAAATCGTCGCTGCACCGGTGGCGCCGATGGACCTGCCTCTGCCGCGTGATCCGCGGATCGCACGTTGTCTGCCGCTGGCCGAACAGTTGCCGCCCGAACTGGGCGAATTGGCCGCGCGTGCGGACCTGAGCGTGCGTACCGTTGGCCGGCTAATGCAGCGTGATACCGGCATGAGCTACCAGGCCTGGCGCCAGCAATGGCGCCTGATGCGGGCCATGGAGCTGCTGCTGCTCGGCCATCGCGTCGCGCATGTGGCGCAGGACACCGGCTTCTCCGCCGAGAGCCCGTTCATCGCCTTCTTCCGCAGCATGACCGGCACCACACCCGCCGCGTTCCAGCGCCACGCAAAAGGGGACGGAGGGGATTAA
- the scpB gene encoding SMC-Scp complex subunit ScpB gives MDQSLIDRIVEGALLASSQPLTLAQLKDLFPEEEPAPPGSIERALERLREACEGRGVELVEVASGFRYQVTGEVHGWISRLWTERKTRYTRATLETLALIAYRQPITRGEIEQVRGVAVSSNIIQALEEREWIRVVGHRDVPGKPALFGTTKGFLDYFGLKRLDELPPLSELKDLGELEPQLSLDRDAPAAASADGPDLSTGDESAAANDDAGLAGSDTPDSADAAPAPASDEQAPSPLDDGHPDSAPGERAVPVNEREDNAVAMTTVAVDQADSEPEADLETVGRSKTDE, from the coding sequence ATGGATCAATCGCTGATCGACCGCATTGTCGAGGGTGCCCTGTTGGCCTCCAGCCAGCCGCTCACCCTGGCCCAGCTGAAGGACCTGTTCCCGGAAGAGGAACCGGCACCGCCGGGCAGCATCGAACGCGCACTGGAACGCCTGCGCGAAGCCTGCGAAGGGCGCGGCGTGGAACTGGTCGAGGTCGCCTCCGGCTTCCGCTACCAGGTCACCGGCGAAGTGCATGGCTGGATCAGCCGGCTGTGGACCGAACGCAAGACCCGTTACACCCGCGCCACCCTGGAAACCCTGGCGCTGATCGCCTACCGGCAGCCGATCACCCGTGGCGAGATCGAGCAGGTGCGCGGCGTGGCGGTCAGCAGCAACATCATCCAGGCGCTGGAAGAACGCGAGTGGATCCGCGTGGTCGGCCACCGCGACGTACCCGGCAAGCCGGCGCTGTTCGGCACCACCAAGGGCTTTCTGGATTATTTCGGCCTGAAGCGATTGGATGAGCTGCCGCCACTGTCGGAACTGAAGGACCTGGGCGAGCTGGAACCCCAGCTGTCCCTGGACCGCGATGCACCGGCAGCGGCAAGCGCCGACGGTCCTGACCTCTCGACCGGCGACGAAAGCGCTGCCGCGAACGATGATGCCGGCCTGGCCGGCAGTGACACCCCCGATTCCGCCGACGCAGCCCCTGCGCCGGCTTCCGATGAGCAAGCACCTTCGCCCCTCGATGATGGGCACCCCGATTCCGCGCCGGGCGAGCGCGCGGTGCCAGTGAACGAACGCGAAGACAACGCCGTCGCGATGACGACCGTGGCTGTTGACCAAGCCGATTCCGAACCAGAGGCCGACCTCGAAACCGTCGGCCGGAGCAAAACTGATGAGTGA
- a CDS encoding MFS transporter — translation MSRRLLLLTIALLMFPQLAQTLYSPALADLAERFALPPSAASQAMSLYLFGFAAGVLLWGRLADRIGRRPALLCGLGVFAAGALGGLVAGSFGHVLLAQALAAVGAAAASVVTQTVLRDHLQGPALAQAFSWIGMALALSPAIGLALGTLLVAANGYVGVQSGLLLIAVLLAVACLAGLRESRPAHIPHTPMLPLLRELLHDRWIWSHALLVMAFNVAMYSWYALGPFVFARLHWPATWFGASGAVLALGSALGAWGNGRLLRAGVAATTRIRIAAGLVLTGGLLATLLDDHPALVAAMVPVVTGFGLAIPNVLGQALRGYPHCLGSAGALFGLLYYLLIGAAMALVGAVQLLAPTLIVCGLLALWLQPRP, via the coding sequence ATGTCGCGCCGCCTGTTGCTGCTCACCATTGCACTGCTGATGTTTCCGCAGTTGGCACAGACCCTGTACAGCCCGGCCCTGGCCGATCTGGCCGAACGCTTCGCCCTGCCGCCGAGTGCCGCCAGCCAGGCCATGAGCCTGTACCTGTTCGGCTTCGCTGCAGGCGTGCTGCTGTGGGGGCGTCTGGCCGATCGTATCGGTCGTCGCCCTGCCCTTCTCTGTGGCCTCGGCGTTTTCGCAGCGGGCGCATTGGGCGGGCTGGTGGCTGGCAGCTTCGGCCACGTGCTGCTGGCCCAGGCGTTGGCCGCAGTCGGCGCCGCCGCCGCTTCGGTGGTGACCCAGACCGTGCTGCGCGACCATCTGCAGGGGCCAGCGTTGGCCCAGGCATTCTCCTGGATCGGCATGGCCTTGGCCCTGAGCCCGGCCATCGGTCTTGCACTGGGCACGCTGCTGGTCGCCGCCAATGGCTATGTCGGCGTACAGTCCGGCCTGCTGCTGATAGCTGTCCTGCTGGCAGTCGCATGCCTGGCTGGCCTGCGCGAAAGCCGCCCTGCACATATCCCGCACACGCCCATGCTGCCGCTGCTGCGGGAACTGCTGCACGATCGCTGGATCTGGTCACACGCGTTGCTGGTGATGGCCTTCAACGTGGCGATGTACAGCTGGTATGCACTCGGCCCCTTCGTGTTTGCGCGCCTGCACTGGCCAGCCACCTGGTTCGGCGCCAGCGGCGCGGTGCTGGCATTGGGCTCGGCACTGGGCGCGTGGGGCAATGGCCGCCTGCTGCGTGCAGGCGTTGCCGCAACCACGCGCATCCGCATCGCCGCAGGACTGGTCCTGACGGGAGGCCTGCTGGCCACGCTGCTGGATGATCACCCTGCCCTGGTCGCGGCGATGGTGCCGGTGGTGACGGGCTTCGGCCTTGCCATTCCCAATGTGCTCGGCCAGGCTCTGCGCGGCTATCCGCATTGTCTCGGCAGCGCAGGCGCGCTGTTCGGCCTGCTCTACTACCTGTTGATCGGCGCGGCAATGGCGTTGGTCGGCGCAGTGCAGCTGCTGGCACCGACCCTCATCGTGTGTGGCCTGCTGGCCTTGTGGCTGCAGCCGCGGCCTTAG
- the ccmC gene encoding heme ABC transporter permease CcmC, producing the protein MNPIVRWFHQLGSPPTFDRFAARWSRVFYLAAVPVLLVGMWQALLVVPPEAKQLDSFRILYIHVPSAWMSLFVFALMALYAAIALIWRIKVCEILAMACAPMGAGFTLITLLTGSIWGKGTWGTWWDWDPRMTSELVLLFLYLGVIGLYHAIEDRRSAARAAGLLAIVGVSLLPVIRYSVDWWGGLHQRQSINVFGESAISSAMIAPLWWMVIGTKFWFAGSVLAKARADNLDREAGKAWVGGRVDAARAAGEAQP; encoded by the coding sequence ATGAATCCGATTGTCCGCTGGTTCCACCAACTCGGTTCGCCCCCCACGTTCGACCGATTCGCTGCCCGCTGGTCGCGGGTGTTCTACCTCGCGGCGGTGCCGGTGCTGCTGGTCGGCATGTGGCAGGCGCTGCTGGTGGTGCCGCCGGAAGCCAAGCAGCTGGACAGCTTCCGCATCCTCTACATCCACGTGCCCAGCGCCTGGATGAGCCTGTTCGTGTTCGCGCTGATGGCGCTGTATGCCGCCATCGCCCTGATCTGGCGGATCAAGGTCTGCGAGATCCTGGCCATGGCCTGCGCACCGATGGGTGCCGGTTTCACCCTGATCACCCTGCTCACCGGCAGCATCTGGGGCAAGGGTACCTGGGGCACCTGGTGGGACTGGGACCCGCGCATGACCAGTGAGCTGGTGCTGCTGTTCCTGTACCTGGGCGTGATCGGCCTGTATCACGCCATCGAAGACCGCCGCAGCGCCGCACGCGCAGCCGGCCTGCTGGCCATCGTCGGAGTCAGCCTGCTGCCGGTGATCCGCTATTCGGTGGACTGGTGGGGCGGCCTGCACCAGCGCCAGTCGATCAACGTGTTCGGTGAATCGGCGATCAGCAGCGCGATGATCGCGCCGCTGTGGTGGATGGTGATCGGCACCAAGTTCTGGTTCGCCGGTTCGGTGCTGGCCAAGGCCCGTGCCGACAATCTCGACCGCGAGGCCGGCAAGGCCTGGGTCGGCGGCCGCGTCGATGCCGCACGTGCGGCCGGGGAGGCCCAGCCATGA
- a CDS encoding pyridoxal phosphate-dependent aminotransferase — MQPTTKLPKVGTTIFTVMSQLAAEHGAVNLGQGFPDFSAPQRLIDETARAMAAGLNQYPPMTGVAPLRQAIAQKALDCYGAQVDADSEITVTSGGTEAIFNAIHAVVRAGEEVIVLDPAYDCYEPAIDLAGAKAVHVSLDPQTFAVDWDRVRAAITPRTRMLIVNTPHNPSGAMLSAQDMQALAELLRGTQIYLISDEVYEHIIYDGRRHESALRYPELRERAFVISSFGKTYHCTGWKIGYAIAPPALTAEFRKVHQYNTFTSFGPAQYGFAAMIRDEPEHHLELGAFYQAKRDRFREQLASTRLKALPVPGGYFQLVDYSAISDLPDHEFVKWLTIEKGVTAIPLSPFYENPPAGQRLVRLCFAKNEATMDAAIERLRLL, encoded by the coding sequence ATGCAACCCACCACCAAGCTGCCCAAGGTCGGTACCACGATCTTCACCGTGATGTCCCAGCTCGCCGCCGAACACGGCGCAGTCAACCTCGGTCAGGGGTTCCCGGACTTTTCCGCACCGCAGCGCCTGATCGATGAAACCGCCAGGGCGATGGCCGCCGGGCTGAACCAGTACCCGCCGATGACGGGTGTGGCGCCGCTGCGCCAGGCCATCGCGCAGAAGGCGCTGGACTGCTACGGCGCGCAGGTCGACGCGGACAGCGAAATCACCGTCACCAGCGGCGGCACCGAGGCCATCTTCAACGCCATCCATGCCGTGGTGCGTGCGGGCGAGGAAGTGATCGTGCTCGACCCGGCGTATGACTGCTATGAACCGGCGATCGATCTGGCCGGCGCCAAGGCCGTGCATGTGTCGCTGGATCCGCAGACCTTCGCCGTCGACTGGGACCGCGTGCGTGCGGCGATCACCCCGCGTACCCGCATGCTGATCGTCAACACCCCGCACAATCCGTCCGGTGCGATGCTGTCGGCGCAGGACATGCAGGCGCTGGCCGAGCTGCTGCGCGGCACGCAGATCTACCTGATCTCCGATGAGGTGTACGAACACATCATCTATGACGGCCGCCGCCATGAATCGGCGCTGCGCTACCCGGAACTGCGCGAACGCGCGTTCGTCATCTCCAGTTTCGGCAAGACCTACCACTGCACTGGCTGGAAGATCGGCTATGCGATCGCCCCGCCGGCGCTGACCGCCGAGTTCCGCAAGGTGCACCAGTACAACACCTTCACCAGCTTCGGCCCGGCGCAGTACGGCTTCGCCGCGATGATCCGCGATGAGCCCGAACACCACCTGGAGCTGGGTGCGTTCTACCAGGCCAAGCGCGATCGTTTCCGCGAACAGCTGGCCAGCACCCGGCTGAAGGCGCTGCCGGTGCCGGGCGGTTACTTCCAGCTGGTCGACTACTCGGCCATCAGCGACCTGCCGGACCATGAGTTCGTGAAGTGGCTGACCATCGAGAAGGGCGTCACTGCCATTCCGCTGTCGCCGTTCTACGAGAACCCGCCGGCCGGCCAGCGCCTGGTACGCCTGTGCTTCGCCAAGAATGAAGCAACGATGGACGCGGCGATCGAACGCCTGCGCCTGCTCTGA
- a CDS encoding heme exporter protein CcmD produces MTHLPYVIGAYAVFVLVLGADAIGSWLRLRVARRLALARQQRQQTRAVKQDAAAPLSTELER; encoded by the coding sequence ATGACCCACCTGCCCTATGTGATCGGCGCCTATGCCGTGTTCGTGCTGGTACTCGGCGCCGATGCCATCGGTTCGTGGCTGCGCCTGCGCGTGGCACGCCGGTTGGCGCTGGCACGCCAGCAGCGGCAGCAGACCCGCGCCGTCAAACAGGACGCTGCGGCGCCGCTGTCGACGGAGCTGGAACGATGA
- a CDS encoding pseudouridine synthase, which yields MSDTPRKLSLNKLSLKREATSEQFKLEERLHKVLAQAGLGSRRALEQRIAEGLVKVNGEVAQTGMSVKSGDKIELDGRGFVATALAEPSRVLVYNKPEGEVTTRDDPEGRPTVFESLPPLKGARWIAIGRLDINTTGLLLATTDGELANAMMHPSFEVEREYVVRVRAPEGEEKVSDAIVDRLTRGVALEDGPAKFDEIERIGGTDSHDWFRVVVKEGRNREVRRLWESQGCQVSRLKRTRYGKVSLPRELARGHSVELGTAQVEALRAQLKLEEGAPSALTLQPVIGQRRAAKTTVRVREGGRGNAYVNGHNTADEGRELRRFDNVREDRGRGRGGKGGGFKGGLTVSGEAAAKQSQKPFKQRAQKNDRSLPEGNPAAFRTWYVPDGVSTGPSGHRNAGPGARGPGARGPGAGGQGRPYGKPKGPGAGAGGGQGRGGFGGEGRGGAGGQGRPAGAGNRSQGQGNKHPYGHPGNAPSFPSDHATPGFNPYGSPKPAQGARPGGRGPGGGNRGPGGNRGPGGPGGNRGPGGPGGNRGPGGPRRSGPRGG from the coding sequence ATGAGTGACACCCCTCGCAAGCTGTCGTTGAACAAGCTCTCGCTCAAGCGCGAAGCCACCTCCGAACAGTTCAAGTTGGAAGAACGCCTGCACAAGGTGCTGGCACAGGCCGGCCTTGGCTCGCGCCGCGCGCTGGAACAGCGCATTGCCGAAGGCCTGGTCAAGGTCAACGGTGAAGTCGCGCAGACCGGCATGTCGGTCAAGAGCGGCGACAAGATCGAACTGGATGGGCGTGGCTTCGTCGCCACCGCCCTGGCCGAGCCGTCGCGCGTGCTGGTCTACAACAAGCCGGAAGGCGAAGTGACCACCCGCGATGATCCGGAAGGCCGCCCGACCGTGTTCGAATCGCTGCCGCCGCTGAAGGGCGCGCGCTGGATCGCGATCGGCCGCCTCGACATCAACACCACCGGCCTGCTGCTGGCCACCACCGACGGTGAACTGGCCAACGCCATGATGCACCCGTCGTTCGAGGTCGAACGCGAATACGTGGTGCGCGTGCGTGCACCGGAAGGCGAGGAAAAGGTCTCCGACGCCATCGTCGACCGCCTCACCCGTGGCGTGGCACTGGAAGACGGCCCGGCCAAGTTCGACGAGATCGAACGCATCGGCGGCACCGATTCGCACGACTGGTTCCGCGTCGTGGTGAAGGAAGGCCGCAACCGCGAAGTGCGTCGTCTTTGGGAATCGCAGGGCTGCCAGGTCAGCCGCCTGAAGCGCACCCGCTACGGCAAGGTGAGCCTGCCGCGCGAACTGGCCCGTGGCCATTCAGTGGAACTGGGCACCGCGCAGGTTGAAGCCCTGCGCGCGCAGCTGAAGCTGGAAGAAGGCGCACCGTCGGCACTGACCCTGCAGCCGGTGATCGGCCAGCGCCGCGCCGCCAAGACCACCGTGCGCGTGCGCGAAGGTGGCCGCGGCAACGCCTACGTCAACGGTCACAACACCGCTGACGAAGGCCGCGAGCTGCGTCGCTTCGACAACGTGCGCGAAGACCGCGGCCGTGGTCGCGGTGGCAAGGGCGGCGGCTTCAAGGGCGGCCTGACGGTCAGCGGTGAAGCGGCAGCCAAGCAGTCGCAGAAGCCGTTCAAGCAGCGTGCCCAGAAGAACGATCGTTCGCTGCCGGAAGGCAACCCGGCCGCGTTCCGCACCTGGTACGTGCCGGATGGCGTGAGCACCGGCCCGAGCGGCCATCGCAACGCCGGTCCGGGCGCACGCGGCCCCGGTGCCCGTGGTCCGGGTGCGGGCGGCCAGGGCCGTCCGTACGGCAAGCCGAAGGGTCCGGGTGCAGGCGCCGGTGGCGGCCAGGGCCGTGGCGGTTTCGGTGGTGAAGGCCGTGGCGGCGCAGGCGGCCAGGGTCGTCCGGCCGGTGCGGGCAACCGCTCGCAGGGCCAGGGCAACAAGCACCCGTACGGCCATCCGGGCAATGCCCCGAGCTTCCCGTCCGACCACGCCACGCCGGGCTTCAATCCGTATGGCAGCCCCAAGCCCGCGCAGGGCGCCCGTCCGGGCGGTCGCGGCCCGGGCGGCGGCAACCGTGGCCCGGGCGGCAATCGCGGCCCCGGCGGTCCGGGTGGCAACCGTGGCCCGGGCGGCCCCGGCGGCAACCGCGGTCCGGGCGGCCCGCGCCGCAGCGGCCCGCGCGGCGGCTGA
- the ccmE gene encoding cytochrome c maturation protein CcmE has protein sequence MTPVQRRRLVWVLLALLASGLATALVAMALERNIAYLYTPSEVLRGDVDAQSRFRLGGMVVKGSFNRPVGSLEARFEVTDGDAQLAVTTSRILPDMFAEGTAVVASGRMQDGTFIADEVLAKHDEKYVPKEVADKMGDAHRKHDVPVTAPEVR, from the coding sequence ATGACGCCGGTACAACGTCGCCGCCTGGTCTGGGTACTGCTGGCCCTGCTCGCCTCCGGGCTGGCCACCGCACTGGTGGCGATGGCGCTGGAACGCAACATCGCCTACCTGTACACGCCTTCGGAAGTGCTGCGCGGCGATGTCGATGCGCAGTCGCGGTTCCGCCTGGGCGGCATGGTGGTGAAGGGCTCCTTCAACCGCCCGGTGGGTTCGCTGGAAGCACGTTTTGAAGTGACCGACGGCGATGCCCAGCTGGCGGTGACCACGTCGCGGATCCTGCCGGACATGTTCGCCGAAGGCACGGCGGTGGTTGCCAGCGGCCGCATGCAGGACGGCACCTTCATCGCCGACGAGGTGCTGGCCAAGCACGATGAAAAATACGTGCCGAAGGAAGTGGCCGACAAGATGGGCGACGCCCATCGCAAGCACGACGTGCCGGTGACGGCACCCGAGGTGCGCTGA
- the ccmA gene encoding heme ABC exporter ATP-binding protein CcmA produces the protein MNTPALLAASGLSFSRNDEPVFGPLDFHVDAGEALLVQGGNGAGKTTLLRVLAGLARPGAGQVQIDGRPAGNAERARYVAYLSHLPALKPDLDTLENLHFLCGLHGRRARQMPGNALAIVGLAGYEDTLVRHLSAGQKRRLALARIWLSPAPLWLLDEPYANLDLEGITLVNRMISAHLRAGGAALVTTHGAYAAPPVRTRQLDLGGTA, from the coding sequence TTGAACACCCCTGCATTGCTGGCCGCCAGCGGCCTGAGCTTTTCCCGCAATGACGAGCCGGTGTTCGGCCCGCTGGACTTCCATGTGGACGCCGGCGAAGCCCTGCTGGTTCAGGGCGGCAATGGCGCCGGCAAGACCACCCTGCTGCGCGTGCTGGCGGGCCTGGCCCGGCCTGGTGCCGGGCAGGTGCAGATCGATGGCAGGCCGGCCGGCAATGCCGAGCGCGCGCGTTACGTCGCCTACCTCAGCCACCTGCCCGCATTGAAGCCCGATCTGGACACGCTGGAGAACCTGCATTTCCTGTGTGGCCTGCACGGCCGTCGCGCACGGCAGATGCCGGGCAACGCGCTGGCCATCGTCGGCCTGGCCGGTTATGAGGACACTCTCGTTCGGCATCTGTCCGCCGGACAGAAGCGGCGGCTGGCACTGGCACGCATCTGGCTGTCACCGGCGCCGTTGTGGCTGCTCGACGAACCCTATGCCAACCTTGACCTGGAGGGCATCACCCTGGTCAACCGGATGATTTCCGCGCATCTGCGTGCCGGCGGCGCTGCACTGGTCACCACCCACGGCGCCTATGCCGCACCGCCGGTGCGTACCCGCCAGCTCGACCTCGGCGGTACCGCATGA
- the ccmB gene encoding heme exporter protein CcmB produces MIAPGTEPGLWQTAAALLKRDLRLLWRRRGDALQPLLFAVLVVVLFALAQGREPQLLAATAGAVLWLAVLLAGQLSLDSLFRSDAEDGSLEQWLLAPVPLAWLVLVRVLLHWATTALPLIVVSPLLAEMLHLPHDQLPMLLASLMLGTPLLSLIGGVVAALTVGIRRSGILVALLSLPLYVPVLVFGAGSLAAAGRGQDPVGALLMLGAGLLVALVLAPLATAAAIRISLS; encoded by the coding sequence ATGATCGCGCCAGGCACCGAACCGGGCCTGTGGCAGACCGCAGCGGCCCTGCTCAAGCGCGACCTGCGCCTGCTCTGGCGCCGCCGCGGCGATGCGCTGCAGCCGCTGCTGTTCGCGGTACTGGTGGTGGTGCTGTTCGCGCTCGCCCAGGGCCGCGAACCGCAACTACTGGCCGCCACCGCCGGCGCGGTGCTGTGGCTGGCCGTGCTGCTGGCCGGCCAGCTGTCACTGGATTCACTGTTCCGCTCCGATGCCGAAGACGGCTCGCTGGAGCAATGGCTGCTGGCGCCGGTGCCGCTGGCCTGGCTGGTGCTGGTGCGCGTGCTGCTGCACTGGGCCACCACTGCGCTGCCGCTGATCGTGGTCAGCCCGTTGCTGGCCGAAATGCTGCATCTGCCGCATGACCAGCTGCCGATGTTGCTGGCATCGTTGATGCTGGGAACACCGTTGCTGAGCCTGATCGGTGGCGTGGTCGCTGCACTGACCGTAGGCATCCGGCGCTCTGGTATTCTCGTGGCGTTGCTGTCGTTGCCGCTGTACGTGCCGGTGCTGGTGTTCGGTGCAGGCAGCCTGGCAGCGGCGGGACGCGGACAGGATCCGGTCGGTGCGCTGCTGATGCTGGGCGCCGGCCTGCTGGTCGCGCTGGTGCTGGCGCCGTTGGCCACCGCCGCTGCAATACGTATTTCTCTGAGTTGA